Proteins from a genomic interval of Capsicum annuum cultivar UCD-10X-F1 chromosome 4, UCD10Xv1.1, whole genome shotgun sequence:
- the LOC107867583 gene encoding tRNA (carboxymethyluridine(34)-5-O)-methyltransferase → MLVVVGTARSFCFKGIYTKSTCIVGYIFSTRRFSTMKEVGIDYASGLHTLESVGEAPVLRPVSVRAKCSSNVQSTPEIEKKYVHGVYDAIAPHFSSTRFAKWPKVSAFLSSLSPGSLVLDAGCGNGKYLGLNPDCFFIGCDISAALINICAEREHEVLVADAVNLPYRTGYGDAAISIAVLHHLSTENRRRKAVEELVRVVKKGGCVLITVWAREQEDGSLIEKWTPLNQRYVEEWIGPGSPRVRNPSSPRTLESIPEAEENGAAEKLKGLPAKSSNLKSAEIMQPTSLDEGHSLPTGSEKGYAEQQEFFVPWHLPYHRAEVSGASAVALASGLAKKDDKKGSVVYNRYYHVFSEGELERLVSGLDNAILVDRFYDKSNWCIILEKTS, encoded by the exons ATGCTTGTTGTTGTTGGAACGGCAAGATCATTTTGTTTCAAAGGAATATATACTAAATCTACTTGTATAGTTGGTTATATTTTCAGCACAAGAAGATTTAGTACAATGAAGGAAGTTGGAATTGATTACGCCTCTGGTCTGCATACACTGGAATCTGTAGGAGAGGCTCCTGTTTTACGTCCTGTGTCTGTGAGAGCAAAATGTTCTTCAAATGTTCAATCAACTCCAGAAATTGAAAAGAAGTATGTCCATGGTGTTTATGATGCTATTGCTCCCCATTTCAGTTCCACTAGGTTTGCAAAGTGGCCCAAAGTGTCAGCTTTTTTGAGCTCATTGTCTCCCGGTTCTCTCGTCTTAGACGCTGGATGTGGAAATGGGAAATACTTAGGATTAAATCCTGATTGTTTCTTCATTGGTTGTGACATTAGTGCTGCTCTTATTAATATATGTGCAGAGAGAGAGCATGAAGTTTTGGTTGCAGATGCTGTTAACTTACCATATAGAACTGGTTATGGCGATGCAGCAATTTCTATTGCTGTGTTGCATCACCTAAGTACTGAAAATAGGAGGAGGAAAGCGGTCGAGGAGCTTGTCCGTGTTGTTAAAAAGGGCGGGTGTGTTTTAATTACTGTCTGGGCTAGGGAACAAGAAGACGGGTCGTTAATTGAAAAGTGGACCCCACTTAACCAAAGGTATGTAGAGGAATGGATAGGACCAGGGAGTCCTCGAGTTCGCAACCCTTCATCTCCTCGTACCCTAGAAAGCATCCCAGAAGCAGAGGAAAATGGTGCTGCGGAGAAGTTGAAAGGCCTACCTGCAAAGTCTTCCAATTTAAAATCAGCTGAAATTATGCAGCCAACCTCACTGGATGAAGGTCATTCTTTGCCTACTGGATCTGAAAAAGGTTATGCAGAGCAGCAGGAATTTTTTGTTCCCTGGCACTTACCTTATCATCGAGCTGAAGTAAGTGGGGCTTCAGCTGTTGCCTTGGCTAGTGGTTTGGCAAAGAAAGATGATAAAAAGGGTTCTGTGGTATATAATAGATATTACCATGTTTTTAGCGAAGGTGAACTTGAGAg GTTGGTGTCTGGTCTGGATAACGCCATTCTCGTTGATAGATTCTATGATAAATCAAATTGGTGCATCATTCTTGAGAAAACATCGTGA